Proteins from one Anaerolineae bacterium genomic window:
- a CDS encoding MogA/MoaB family molybdenum cofactor biosynthesis protein translates to MPIRAAVVTVSDKGYAGVRQDASGPLLSQLLRSAQVEVLYEIIVPDDQDRVADTLRALADRGDLDLVLTTGGTGPAPRDWTPEATRQVVHRDFPGLAELLRWEGYKRTPRAVLSRGVAGLRGRCIIVNLPGSPRAVREGMEVLAPLLAHAVQMARGDNLEHRESAHD, encoded by the coding sequence GTGCCCATCCGTGCGGCAGTGGTCACCGTGAGCGACAAGGGCTACGCCGGCGTGCGCCAGGATGCCAGCGGGCCCCTCCTGTCCCAGTTGTTGCGTTCAGCCCAGGTCGAAGTCCTTTACGAGATCATCGTCCCCGACGACCAGGACCGCGTCGCCGACACCCTCCGCGCCCTGGCCGACCGCGGAGACCTGGACCTGGTGCTGACCACCGGCGGTACCGGCCCTGCTCCCCGAGATTGGACCCCCGAGGCCACGCGGCAGGTCGTGCACCGGGACTTTCCCGGCCTGGCGGAGCTTCTGCGCTGGGAGGGCTATAAGCGAACTCCCAGGGCCGTTCTATCGCGCGGCGTGGCGGGGCTTCGAGGCCGCTGCATCATCGTGAACCTTCCCGGAAGCCCGAGGGCCGTGCGCGAGGGCATGGAGGTTCTCGCTCCCCTCCTTGCCCACGCCGTGCAGATGGCTCGAGGCGATAACCTGGAGCACCGAGAGAGCGCCCATGACTGA
- a CDS encoding molybdopterin molybdotransferase MoeA: protein MTEPDAYPILSVEEARARILGMCVPLPSETVPILESLDRVLAEGIWADRDVPPQDNSAMDGYAVRAADLVAEPPIRLRVVAEVAAGHPTDAVIGPGEAARIMTGAFVPAGADTVVRFEDTTSGDGWVEVRRIPAPGRNVRHRGEDVQQGQLVLPPGTRVRPQEIGMMASLGRTRVAVHRRPRVAILATGDEIVPASEEPGPGQIRNINSYSNAAQVLRAGGLPILLGVASDRRDELSAALRRGLDARADLFITSGGVSVGDFDLVKQVLSAEGEMSFWWVNMKPGKPVAFGTLAGIPLLGLPGNPVSAMIAFELFARPAICRMLGLSVADPPSVRARLVSSIERKDGRRHYLRVRLHRQGEDCLAELTGDQGSGILSSMVAADGLAVIPEDCSYLPAGSFVQVILLE from the coding sequence ATGACTGAGCCCGACGCCTACCCCATCCTCAGTGTAGAAGAGGCCCGGGCACGCATCCTCGGCATGTGCGTCCCCTTGCCATCGGAGACCGTCCCCATTCTGGAGAGCCTGGACCGGGTGCTGGCCGAGGGCATCTGGGCCGACCGCGACGTGCCGCCCCAGGACAACTCCGCCATGGACGGGTACGCCGTCCGCGCCGCCGACCTCGTGGCAGAGCCACCCATCCGTCTGCGCGTCGTGGCCGAGGTGGCGGCCGGACATCCCACCGACGCTGTCATCGGGCCGGGCGAGGCGGCCCGTATCATGACCGGAGCCTTCGTGCCCGCTGGCGCCGATACGGTGGTGCGTTTCGAGGACACCACCTCCGGCGATGGCTGGGTGGAGGTGCGACGCATTCCGGCGCCGGGCAGGAACGTACGCCATCGCGGCGAGGACGTCCAACAGGGTCAGTTGGTGCTGCCTCCGGGCACGCGCGTCCGGCCACAGGAGATCGGCATGATGGCCTCGCTGGGCCGCACTCGGGTGGCGGTGCACCGCCGTCCGCGTGTCGCCATCCTCGCCACCGGCGATGAGATCGTGCCCGCCAGTGAGGAGCCGGGCCCGGGACAGATCCGCAACATCAACTCCTACAGCAACGCCGCTCAGGTGCTTCGCGCCGGCGGCCTTCCCATCCTCCTGGGAGTGGCTAGCGATCGCAGGGATGAGCTGAGCGCGGCGTTGCGTCGGGGGCTGGATGCGAGAGCCGATCTCTTCATCACCTCCGGCGGCGTGTCGGTGGGAGACTTCGACCTGGTGAAGCAGGTGCTCTCCGCCGAGGGTGAGATGAGCTTCTGGTGGGTGAACATGAAGCCGGGCAAGCCGGTGGCCTTCGGCACCCTGGCGGGGATTCCGTTGCTGGGCCTCCCCGGTAACCCCGTTTCCGCCATGATCGCCTTCGAGCTCTTCGCCCGCCCCGCCATCTGTCGCATGCTCGGCCTCTCAGTGGCCGATCCCCCCTCGGTGCGGGCCCGGTTGGTGTCCTCGATCGAGCGCAAGGACGGGCGGCGCCACTATCTGCGCGTCCGACTGCATCGACAGGGCGAAGACTGTCTCGCCGAGCTCACGGGCGATCAGGGCTCGGGCATCCTCAGCTCAATGGTAGCGGCGGACGGGTTGGCGGTCATCCCGGAGGATTGCAGTTACCTTCCGGCCGGGTCCTTCGTGCAAGTGATACTGCTGGAGTAG
- the moaA gene encoding GTP 3',8-cyclase MoaA: MRDAFGRSITYLRLSVTDRCNLRCLYCMPEEGVPLKRHDHILRYEEIVRLVRLGAELGITKVRVTGGEPLVRPGVVQLVRMLSDIPGLADIALTTNGILLAQHARGLAEAGLKRVNVSLDTLRPERFQRIARRGRLQDVLDGLEAARSAGLSPIKVNMVVIRGLNDDEVVDFARLSISEGWHVRFIEVMPLGEGEHWTHDGFVPASEMRARIEAELGPLAPLPSDRSGPARTYRLHDAPGTVGLITPVTEHFCGTCNRLRLSADGRLVACLLRGGELDVRGPLRRGATDDELRALLLQAVALKPAGHRLAQGEPLPARSMSGIGG; this comes from the coding sequence CTGCGCGATGCCTTCGGGCGCTCTATCACCTACTTGCGCCTCTCCGTCACGGACCGCTGCAACCTGCGCTGTCTCTACTGCATGCCCGAGGAGGGCGTCCCGCTCAAGCGCCACGATCACATTCTGCGCTACGAGGAGATCGTTCGGCTGGTTCGGCTGGGAGCAGAGCTGGGAATCACCAAAGTGAGAGTCACCGGGGGCGAGCCCTTGGTGCGCCCTGGAGTGGTGCAGTTGGTCCGGATGCTGTCCGACATCCCCGGTCTGGCCGACATCGCCCTTACCACCAACGGCATCCTCCTGGCCCAGCACGCCCGGGGACTGGCAGAGGCGGGCCTTAAGCGCGTCAACGTCAGCCTCGACACTCTTCGGCCGGAGCGCTTCCAGCGCATCGCTCGGCGCGGTCGGCTGCAGGACGTCCTCGACGGACTTGAGGCCGCTCGCTCCGCCGGGCTCTCGCCCATCAAGGTCAACATGGTGGTCATCCGCGGCCTCAACGACGACGAGGTGGTGGACTTCGCTCGCCTGAGCATCAGCGAGGGTTGGCACGTCCGCTTCATCGAGGTCATGCCTCTGGGGGAAGGGGAGCACTGGACCCACGACGGGTTCGTCCCCGCCTCGGAGATGCGGGCCCGCATTGAGGCAGAGCTGGGCCCACTGGCACCCCTCCCCAGCGACCGGAGCGGTCCCGCCCGCACCTATCGCCTCCACGACGCGCCAGGGACGGTCGGCCTCATCACCCCGGTGACAGAGCATTTCTGCGGCACCTGCAACCGCCTGCGGCTCTCCGCTGATGGGCGCCTGGTAGCCTGTCTCCTCCGCGGGGGAGAGCTGGACGTGCGCGGTCCTCTGCGGCGCGGCGCTACCGATGACGAGTTGCGCGCCCTGCTCCTTCAAGCGGTGGCCTTGAAGCCGGCTGGGCATCGCCTGGCGCAAGGCGAGCCTCTGCCCGCCAGGAGCATGTCGGGCATCGGAGGGTAG
- a CDS encoding molybdopterin molybdotransferase MoeA, whose protein sequence is MIEPDEAWRRIAAALSPLPPVQVPLGEAHGLILAEEVVAREDLPPFAASAMDGYAVIAADPAPEREVIAQWEAGQSGVGTVRLGTAVRIMTGAPLPPGADAVVPFEDADERNGFVRLRTPVRTGQYVRPAGQDVAIGDSLLRAGMRLGPAEIGLLASLGHTAVSVHPRPRVAILTTGSELVPAEATPGPGQIRDSNGPALTAAVIEAGCSPLPLGPVADDAHALRAAILDGAARADMLLTSGGVSMGVKDLVKPLLAELGTIHFGRVAIKPGKPLTFALVGGVPVFGLPGFPVSSLVCFENFVRPALRLMAGHTRLWRPEVPVRLTHDLHHDAERTEFQRSVVTQREGVLWATTTGSQVSGRLKSLVGANALLRLPRGLGDFYAGDEVIAIMVERPEVERQT, encoded by the coding sequence ATGATCGAGCCTGACGAGGCCTGGCGGCGCATAGCGGCCGCGTTGAGCCCGCTGCCTCCCGTCCAGGTACCCCTGGGCGAAGCCCATGGGCTCATCCTGGCTGAGGAGGTGGTGGCGCGGGAGGACCTGCCTCCCTTCGCCGCCTCCGCCATGGACGGATACGCCGTCATCGCTGCCGATCCCGCACCCGAGCGGGAGGTGATCGCCCAGTGGGAAGCCGGGCAGAGCGGGGTGGGCACCGTCCGGCTGGGCACTGCAGTGCGCATCATGACCGGAGCGCCCCTGCCCCCAGGCGCGGACGCGGTCGTCCCCTTCGAGGACGCCGACGAGCGTAACGGCTTCGTTCGCCTGCGGACCCCCGTGCGCACCGGGCAGTACGTGCGGCCAGCCGGGCAGGACGTCGCCATCGGAGACTCGCTGTTGAGGGCGGGCATGCGTCTGGGCCCGGCCGAGATCGGCCTCCTCGCTTCCCTGGGCCACACCGCCGTGTCGGTGCATCCGCGACCGCGCGTGGCCATTCTCACCACCGGGAGTGAGTTGGTACCGGCCGAAGCCACTCCCGGCCCGGGGCAGATACGGGACAGCAACGGCCCGGCGCTGACCGCGGCCGTGATCGAGGCCGGCTGCAGCCCCCTGCCCCTGGGGCCGGTGGCCGACGACGCCCATGCCCTGCGGGCCGCCATCCTCGATGGAGCAGCCCGGGCCGACATGCTCCTCACCAGCGGCGGGGTGTCCATGGGCGTCAAGGACCTCGTCAAGCCCCTGCTGGCCGAGCTGGGCACCATCCACTTCGGTCGGGTGGCCATCAAACCCGGCAAACCGCTCACCTTCGCCCTGGTCGGCGGTGTACCCGTCTTCGGGCTGCCCGGATTCCCGGTGTCATCGCTAGTCTGCTTCGAGAACTTCGTCCGTCCGGCCTTGAGGCTCATGGCGGGGCACACCCGTCTGTGGCGGCCTGAGGTGCCCGTTCGCCTCACCCACGACCTGCACCACGACGCCGAGCGCACCGAGTTCCAGCGCTCCGTCGTCACCCAAAGGGAGGGAGTCCTCTGGGCCACCACCACCGGCTCCCAGGTGTCGGGCCGACTGAAGTCGCTCGTGGGCGCCAACGCGCTCCTGCGACTGCCCCGTGGCCTCGGCGACTTCTACGCTGGGGACGAGGTCATAGCCATCATGGTGGAACGGCCCGAGGTGGAGCGGCAGACATGA